In one window of Miscanthus floridulus cultivar M001 chromosome 12, ASM1932011v1, whole genome shotgun sequence DNA:
- the LOC136495696 gene encoding dihydrolipoyllysine-residue succinyltransferase component of 2-oxoglutarate dehydrogenase complex 1, mitochondrial-like translates to MAFGLMGQGSLPHWLSRSALNWIGEEEEAAVSALENQPIVNAVIDGDDIIYRDYVDVSVAVGTSKGLVVPVIRDADTMNFADIEKGIKNLAKKATEGALSIDDMAGGTFTISNGGVYGSLISTPIINPPQSAILGMHSIVQRPVVVNGDILARPMMYLALTYDHRLIDGREAVFFLRRIKDVVEDPRRLLLDI, encoded by the exons ATGGCCTTTGGCCTAATGGGGCAGGGCTCACTGCCTCACTGGCTCAGCCGCTCAGCTCTAAATTGgattggggaggaagaggaa GCTGCTGTTTCTGCACTTGAAAACCAACCAATTGTTAATGCTGTCATTGATGGTGATGATATCATATACAGAGACTATGTAGACGTCAGTGTTGCTGTTGGCACTTCCAAG GGCCTTGTGGTTCCTGTTATCCGGGATGCTGATACCATGAACTTTGCTGACATTGAGAAAGGGATAAAGAACCTTGCAAAGAAGGCAACTGAGGGGGCGCTCTCAATTGATGACATGGCAGGAGGAACATTTACCATCTCCAATGGTGGTGTCTATGGAAGCCTCATCAGCACACCTATCATCAACCCCCCACAG TCGGCAATTCTGGGGATGCATTCCATTGTGCAACGCCCTGTGGTTGTGAATGGTGACATCCTCGCGAGGCCAATGATGTACCTCGCGCTGACATACGACCACAGGCTGATCGACGGCAGAGAGGCTGTCTTCTTCCTGCGGCGCATCAAGGATGTGGTCGAGGACCCCAGGAGGTTGCTGCTTGACATATAA